One stretch of Emys orbicularis isolate rEmyOrb1 chromosome 5, rEmyOrb1.hap1, whole genome shotgun sequence DNA includes these proteins:
- the SHISA3 gene encoding protein shisa-3 homolog yields MWPRAEVAAAAVRRGVGRRAWAEPGAGPAAAAMGDRRLLLRYLLLGFLGWGASAQPAGGEYCHGWVDGHGRYHEGFQCPEDFDTPDATICCGSCALRYCCAAAEARLEQGGCTNDREPQNPGVTAQPIYVPFLIVGSIFIAFIIVGSLVAVYCCTCLRPKQTSQQPIRFSLRSYQIETLPMILTSTSLRTPSRQSSTATSSSSTGGSIRRFSFARAESGCLVASPPSPYTSGCLQTGHSIHLTQPAGFLVSSPYFGYPLQPEPSLAGRSCPDFS; encoded by the exons ATGTGGCCGCGAGCAGAAGTCGCTGCCGCGGCCGTGAGGCGGGGAGTCGGGCGCCGAGCCTGGGCTGAGCCGGGAGCGGGTCCCGCTGCCGCCGCCATGGGGGaccggcggctgctgctgcgctaCCTGCTGCTGGGCTTCCTGGGCTGGGGCGCGTCCGCCCAGCCGGCGGGGGGCGAGTATTGCCACGGCTGGGTGGACGGGCACGGCCGCTACCACGAGGGCTTCCAGTGCCCGGAGGACTTCGACACGCCGGACGCCACCATCTGCTGCGGCTCCTGCGCCCTGCGCTACTGCTGCGCCGCCGCCGAGGCCCGGCTGGAGCAGGGCGGCTGCACCAACGACCGCGAGCCGCAGAACCCGGGGGTGACAGCCC aGCCGATCTACGTTCCTTTCCTTATTGTTGGATCCATATTCATCGCCTTCATTATTGTGGGTTCGTTGGTAGCCGTTTATTGTTGCACGTGTTTAAGACCTAAACAAACATCACAGCAGCCAATACGATTCTCTCTTCGAAGCTATCAGATCGAGACTCTTCCAATGATCCTGACCTCCACTAGCCTCCGGACACCGTCCAGACAGTCCAGTACTGCAACCAGTTCGAGTTCTACTGGAGGCTCCATTCGCAGGTTCTCTTTCGCCAGAGCAGAATCTGGGTGTTTAGTGGCATCTCCACCTTCACCTTACACATCTGGCTGCTTACAAACAGGCCATTCTATCCACCTAACTCAACCAGCTGGATTTTTGGTGTCATCACCCTATTTTGGCTATCCTCTCCAACCAGAACCTTCCCTAGCCGGGAGGAGCTGCCCAGATTTTAGCTAG